AATCTGTTTTAAAAGAAGTTAAAAAGCTAATTTTTATAAAATCATCTATAAAAAATGGTATAATAAACTTTAGTCTCGTAATGAATACATAGTTTAAAACCAACCAAGAATGGTCTGTGTTTGAAAGGATTTGAAAGCCATGCATTATCCAGAACCCATAGCTAAACTAGTCGAAAGTTATATGAAATTACCAGGTATCGGTCAAAAAACAGCCGTACGCTTGGCTTTTTATACACTTGATATGAAAGAAGAAGATGTTAATGCTTTTGCTAAAGCGTTGATCAGTGTGAAACGTGATCTGCATTTTTGCAGTATTTGCGGTAATATCACAGAAGAAGATCCTTGTGAAATCTGTCAGGATACGACAAGAGATCGTAGTATTATCTTAGTTGTAGAAGAACCAAAAGATGTCATGGCAATGGAGAAGATGCGGGAATATCATGGTCTTTATCATGTACTTCATGGTGTATTATCTCCAATGGAAGGCACAGGTCCAGAAGATATCAATATTGCATCATTGATTCAACGTCTTCATGATGATGAGGTCAAAGAGGTTATTATAGCTACAAATGCCACGACAGAAGGTGAAGCGACTGCGATGTATCTTTCACGTTTGATCAAACCAGCAGGGATTGTAGTAACAAGGCTCGCTCATGGTTTGTCAGTCGGCAGTGATATCGAGTATGCGGATGAGGTCACTCTATTAAAAGCTGTAGAGGGACGTCGGGAACTTTAAATATAAAGAAGATGGCTCAAAAGTTTTTAAACTTTTGAGCCATCTTCTTTTACTATTCTACAATACTGATGGTAAAACCATCATACCCTTTTACTCCAACTGTTTCAATCGCTGTCGAAGTCAGTTTAGATGAAGTAGATAAATCATCTACAAAAGATCGAACTCCTAATACTCTACTGTCAATACTATTCTGGTCAATGACTGCACCATCACGCACCACATTATCCCCAATAATAATGGTTCCAGAGCGAGCTAGTTGTAAGGCGTAGTCTAAATAAACTGAGTTATTTTCTTTATCTGCGTCAATAAAAATCAAATCAAAAGGTGGTGTCTGATCTTTTACCATGCTTTTTAAACTATCGGAAGCAGGACCAATTAAAATCGTTGTTTTAGCAGAAACACCAGCAAGGGCTAAATTTTCCGAAGCAACCTCAGCATGCTTTTTGTCGAATTCAAGAGAGATAACCTGTCCTTCTTTGTCTAGTGCTTTAGCAAACCAAAGAGTGCTATAGCCTCCAAGTGTTCCAATTTCTAGAATTCTTTTGGCACCTTTGATTCGTGCAAGAAGATAAAGAAATTTTCCTTGAGAAGGTGAAACGTCATGGGGAGGCAATTGGTGCTTTTGGTTATTAGCAAGGATTTGATCAAAAATGGGGTCTTTTTCCACTAACTTTTCAATGAAATAATCATCAACTGCTGCAAATAATTTTTCCAAATAACTCACTCCTAGTTTTTTATTGGTACTTCTAAAATAATTATACCTCTTGTTTCACTATAAAGAACATCTATTTGCATTTAATTAAAGGAAGTGTTTCAAAAATGATATTTTCCGGAAAAATAAAGACATTTATTTGAAAAAAATATCATATAATTAGGTGATAAAAAAATGAATTCATAGTAGGAGTGGGGAAAATGCAGAAAAAATTTTATACGT
This sequence is a window from Enterococcus sp. 7F3_DIV0205. Protein-coding genes within it:
- the recR gene encoding recombination mediator RecR — its product is MHYPEPIAKLVESYMKLPGIGQKTAVRLAFYTLDMKEEDVNAFAKALISVKRDLHFCSICGNITEEDPCEICQDTTRDRSIILVVEEPKDVMAMEKMREYHGLYHVLHGVLSPMEGTGPEDINIASLIQRLHDDEVKEVIIATNATTEGEATAMYLSRLIKPAGIVVTRLAHGLSVGSDIEYADEVTLLKAVEGRREL
- a CDS encoding O-methyltransferase, which encodes MSYLEKLFAAVDDYFIEKLVEKDPIFDQILANNQKHQLPPHDVSPSQGKFLYLLARIKGAKRILEIGTLGGYSTLWFAKALDKEGQVISLEFDKKHAEVASENLALAGVSAKTTILIGPASDSLKSMVKDQTPPFDLIFIDADKENNSVYLDYALQLARSGTIIIGDNVVRDGAVIDQNSIDSRVLGVRSFVDDLSTSSKLTSTAIETVGVKGYDGFTISIVE